Proteins encoded in a region of the Augochlora pura isolate Apur16 chromosome 4, APUR_v2.2.1, whole genome shotgun sequence genome:
- the LOC144468984 gene encoding multiple inositol polyphosphate phosphatase 1 produces the protein MTIKMNLSLSLFLLVVLANLAYTRDSDYCFAEENDPYLYMATKTAYHFVHAGKTRFQDVPNCEAEQVWVLATHGTRCASRSEISEMLSLTEVQSQIINNHESRGNGHLCERDLENLKRWKPNDYLMVERAEVLTPQGVEDMKLLAGRLQSNYPHLLQPENVETDNYLFKTAEGRASMDQFVKGLFGEGATLLGEELPVNDTLLTAYRTCNVWNNEFNNVSTEEVSKFEEEPQFQSLIQNVSRRLGFLYHIPKRTILTMYDMCRYEKSWTVTQLSPWCAVFNKEELRVLEYREDLYYYYKAGYGREINAHLGCTLLQDMMNHFWKVEKDTESLEPKGVFYFSDIISLQNLLATLNINKDQSKLTAYNYDSMAKRQWRTSFISPFAANLVAVFYKCDDASRPNRVMFYLAEKLVMLDGCDVGLCDWEYFKQRFNPVINKCNLNVCWNESGVAVYAPNVILILFSCFYLVFVRK, from the exons ATGACTATCAAAATGAACCTGTCCCTGTCCCTGTTCCTGCTGGTCGTTCTGGCGAATCTCGCGTACACCCGCGACTCCGACTACTGTTTCGCCGAGGAGAACGACCCGTACCTGTACATGGCCACCAAAACAGCCTACCACTTCGTCCACGCCGGCAAAACCCGCTTCCAAGACGTACCaa ATTGCGAAGCGGAGCAGGTTTGGGTGCTGGCTACGCATGGGACACGGTGCGCGTCGAGGTCGGAGATCAGCGAGATGCTTTCGTTAACGGAAGTGCAGAGCCAGATAATCAACAATCACGAGTCCCGCGGCA ACGGCCACTTGTGCGAACGGGACCTGGAGAACTTGAAAAGATGGAAGCCGAACGATTACCTCATGGTGGAGAGGGCGGAAGTTTTGACACCGCAGGGCGTCGAGGACATGAAGCTGCTCGCGGGACGATTGCAAAGCAACTACCCTCACCTTTTGCAACCGGAAAACGTCGAGACGGACAATTACTTG TTCAAAACCGCGGAGGGCCGCGCCAGCATGGACCAGTTCGTCAAGGGACTGTTCGGCGAGGGCGCAACGTTGCTCGGCGAAGAGCTTCCTGTAAACGACACGCTGCTGACC GCTTATAGAACCTGCAACGTGTGGAACAACGAGTTCAACAACGTCTCCACCGAGGAGGTCAGCAAATTTGAAGAGGAGCCGCAGTTCCAGAGCCTCATACAGAACGTCAGCAGGCGTCTTGGCTTCCTCTACCATATCCCGAAAC GAACGATCCTAACGATGTACGACATGTGCCGTTACGAAAAGTCTTGGACGGTGACGCAACTATCGCCGTGGTGTGCCGTTTTCAACAAAGAGGAGCTCCGCGTGCTGGAGTATCGCGAGGATCTCTACTACTATTACAAAGCCGGATATGGACGTGAAATCAATGCGCACTTAGGATGTACGCTTTTGCAAGACATGATGAATCACTTTTG GAAAGTGGAGAAAGACACGGAATCGCTGGAGCCTAAGGGCGTGTTCTACTTCTCCGACATCATAAGTCTGCAGAATCTGCTCGCCACGCTGAACATAAACAAAGACCAATCGAAACTGACGGCCTACAACTACGACAGCATGGCGAAACGTCAATGGCGGACCTCCTTCATTTCGCCCTTCGCCGCGAACCTCGTCGCGGTGTTTTACAA ATGCGACGACGCCAGTCGGCCAAACAGGGTCATGTTTTACTTGGCGGAGAAGCTAGTCATGCTGGACGGATGCGACGTCGGCCTGTGCGACTGGGAGTACTTCAAGCAGCGGTTCAACCCCGTGATCAACAAGTGCAACCTGAACGTATGCTGGAACGAGAGCGGCGTGGCCGTCTACGCGCCGAACGTTATCCTGATCCTATTTTCGTGCTTCTATCTAGTCTTCGTTAGAAAATAG